Proteins from a single region of Perognathus longimembris pacificus isolate PPM17 unplaced genomic scaffold, ASM2315922v1 HiC_scaffold_5668, whole genome shotgun sequence:
- the LOC125345482 gene encoding LOW QUALITY PROTEIN: free fatty acid receptor 1-like (The sequence of the model RefSeq protein was modified relative to this genomic sequence to represent the inferred CDS: deleted 1 base in 1 codon): MDLPPQLSFALYVAAFALGFPLNVLAIRGAMTHARPRLTPSLVYALHLGCSDLLLALTLPLKAVEALASGTWPLPPSLCPVFALAHFAPLYAGGGFLAALSAGRYLGAAFPFGYQALRRPRYSWGVCVFIWALVLCHLGLVLGLEAPGGWLDNSTHSLGMSTPINGSPVCLEAWDPASAGPARLSFSILLYFVPLGVTGLSYAGCLRALAHSGLSHRRKLRAAWVAGGALLTLLLCLGPYNASNVADFLNPRLGGPWRKLGLITGAWSVVLNPLVTGYLGAGPQTGTVCVSRTQGGPFQK, encoded by the exons ATGGACCTGCCCCCGCAGCTGTCCTTTGCCCTCTACGTGGCTGCCTTCGCCTTGGGGTTCCCACTCAACGTGCTGGCCATCCGGGGCGCCATGACCCACGCCCGGCCCCGCCTCACCCCCAGCCTGGTGTACGCCCTGCACTTGGGGTGCTCCGACCTGCTGCTGGCACTCACGCTGCCCCTGAAGGCCGTGGAGGCCCTGGCCTCGGGGACCTGGCCTCTgccccccagcctctgccccgTCTTCGCCCTGGCCCACTTTGCCCCCCTCTACGCGGGCGGGGGCTTCCTGGCGGCCCTGAGCGCCGGCCGGTACCTGGGGGCTGCCTTCCCCTTCGGGTACCAGGCCCTCCGGAGACCCCGCTATTCTTGGGGTGTCTGCGTGTTTATTTGGGCCCTGGTGCTGTGCCACttggggctggtcctgggcctcgAGGCCCCGGGGGGCTGGCTGGACAACAGCACCCACTCCTTGGGCATGAGCACCCCTATCAACGGGTCCCCAGTTTGCCTGGAAGCCTGGGACCCAGCCTCGGCTGGCCCAGCccgcctcagtttctccatcctgCTGTACTTCGTGCCCCTGGGGGTGACAGGGCTGAGCTACGCGGGCTGCCTGCGCGCCCTGGCGCACTCGGGGCTCAGCCACCGGCGGAAGCTGCGCGCAGCCTGGGTGGCGGGGGGCGCCCTGCTCACCCTGCTGCTCTGCCTGGGCCCCTACAACGCCTCCAACGTGGCCGACTTCCTGAACCCCCGCCTGGGCGGGCCCTGGAGGAAGCTGGGGCTCATCACGGGGGCCTGGAGCGTGGTCCTCAACCCACTGGTGACGGGATACTTGGGGGCCGGCCCCCAGACG GGAACCGTGTGCGTGTCCAGAACGCAGGGAGGGCCCTTCCAGAAGTAG